A window from Neobacillus sp. PS3-40 encodes these proteins:
- a CDS encoding staygreen family protein, producing MSVFIPSKLTVVFHAPATKFRPIEGRKYTLTHSDSTGQLFLSIGKEYTYGNLNPQVRDEVVAEWVPKMGEYVLWGRVYVSGGEFDEKYAKVRFLIFQKEMDLALKAIIYGDQTFYTCFPWLLDSPIYIQFDSIYPQYNKIIYMGTPRQYLVSASQQTIS from the coding sequence ATGAGTGTCTTTATTCCTTCAAAATTAACCGTAGTTTTCCATGCACCTGCAACGAAATTTCGCCCTATTGAGGGAAGAAAATATACATTAACTCATTCAGATTCCACTGGGCAATTATTTCTTAGTATTGGCAAAGAGTACACCTATGGTAATCTAAACCCTCAGGTTCGGGATGAGGTAGTTGCTGAATGGGTCCCAAAAATGGGGGAGTATGTTTTATGGGGCAGGGTATATGTAAGTGGGGGCGAGTTTGATGAGAAATATGCAAAAGTCCGTTTTCTAATTTTTCAAAAGGAAATGGATCTTGCCTTAAAAGCCATCATTTATGGAGATCAAACCTTTTATACTTGTTTTCCCTGGCTTTTAGATTCACCAATTTATATTCAATTTGATTCAATCTATCCACAATATAACAAAATCATCTATATGGGTACACCTCGCCAATATCTAGTTTCTGCCAGCCAACAAACGATTTCTTAA
- a CDS encoding GNAT family N-acetyltransferase: protein MKIRGFQANDIQQIVSLFFDTVHSVNARDYTPEQLDVWAAKDELDDKLKSWKASMEQNITYIAELNGTIIGFSDMTHDGHLDRLYIHKDFQSQGIATKLVNLLVTKAGKLGMDYIDTYASITAKPFFEHHGFIVIQQQKVELRGVSLINYKMVKKLF from the coding sequence TTGAAAATTCGAGGGTTTCAGGCTAATGACATTCAACAGATTGTTTCACTTTTCTTTGACACCGTACACTCGGTAAATGCACGTGATTATACACCTGAGCAGCTTGATGTATGGGCAGCAAAAGATGAATTAGATGATAAACTGAAAAGTTGGAAGGCATCAATGGAGCAAAATATCACATATATAGCCGAATTAAACGGCACAATCATCGGATTTAGCGATATGACCCATGATGGGCATTTAGATCGACTATATATTCACAAGGATTTCCAAAGCCAGGGAATTGCTACTAAATTAGTAAATTTACTTGTAACTAAAGCCGGAAAACTTGGAATGGATTACATAGACACATATGCGAGCATAACAGCAAAGCCTTTTTTTGAACATCACGGATTTATTGTAATTCAGCAGCAAAAAGTAGAACTTCGGGGCGTTTCGTTAATTAATTATAAGATGGTGAAAAAATTATTTTAA
- a CDS encoding rRNA methyltransferase has translation MWKSVNNKLVNVTDESRVKFRTNISKSILLELNQLAENHNTYPNYLMETGLRKVLDDGTIQFKKENRPKDRVQYKTTYDKDLLEKVKQFAKDHKLFINDVIEYSIRFIDLNNVKDQNYRNRID, from the coding sequence ATGTGGAAAAGCGTAAATAATAAACTTGTAAATGTTACAGATGAGTCTCGTGTGAAATTTAGAACGAATATTAGCAAATCAATACTTCTGGAACTGAATCAACTTGCAGAAAATCATAATACATACCCTAATTATCTAATGGAAACCGGTTTAAGAAAAGTATTGGATGACGGTACTATTCAATTCAAAAAAGAAAACAGGCCCAAAGATCGTGTTCAGTATAAAACAACATATGATAAGGATTTATTAGAAAAAGTAAAACAATTTGCTAAAGACCATAAATTGTTTATTAATGATGTGATTGAATACAGCATAAGGTTCATTGATCTAAATAATGTTAAAGATCAAAACTACCGGAATAGGATAGATTAA
- a CDS encoding LAGLIDADG family homing endonuclease gives MARNPNITDNQIIQLYNQGIPYKEMAAITEITDRGIRKLLNKHGIETNRSTPRKHKVNEDFFLTWSHEMAWVLGLVITDGYISDRKSVRYLSITQKDIPILKAISRYMDLDFSLIKPGKTRTTPTIMINSLKIINDLSVLGITTKKSHIVPFPDVPKEFLPSFIRGVIDGDGWVQDRGYVMNVTTASIKFANGLLSVFQSWSLKSEITSEKTKTGSNVYRVWVKGKKDIVILSEVIYKNCNGDFISHKRERMTQRVTGQLSLF, from the coding sequence ATGGCTCGAAATCCAAATATAACCGATAATCAGATTATTCAATTGTATAATCAAGGTATACCATACAAAGAAATGGCAGCAATCACAGAAATAACAGATCGAGGGATCCGAAAGCTCTTAAATAAACATGGTATTGAAACCAATCGATCTACACCACGTAAACATAAAGTAAATGAAGATTTCTTTCTAACTTGGAGTCATGAAATGGCATGGGTTTTAGGTCTGGTTATTACAGATGGGTACATTAGTGATCGTAAAAGTGTTCGATATCTATCAATTACACAGAAAGATATACCAATTTTAAAAGCAATTTCAAGATATATGGATCTTGATTTCTCATTAATTAAGCCTGGAAAAACTAGAACTACTCCAACGATTATGATAAATTCATTAAAAATCATAAATGATCTATCCGTCCTCGGAATCACTACAAAAAAATCCCACATAGTTCCTTTTCCGGATGTCCCCAAAGAATTTTTGCCATCATTTATTCGTGGCGTTATAGATGGTGATGGATGGGTTCAGGATAGGGGATATGTAATGAACGTAACAACTGCGAGTATTAAGTTTGCAAATGGATTACTTTCGGTTTTCCAATCATGGAGCCTTAAATCAGAAATTACTTCGGAAAAAACTAAAACTGGCAGTAATGTCTACAGAGTTTGGGTAAAAGGAAAAAAAGATATTGTCATACTTTCAGAAGTAATTTATAAAAATTGTAATGGGGATTTTATTTCCCACAAAAGAGAACGTATGACTCAAAGAGTTACTGGGCAACTATCACTATTTTAA
- a CDS encoding spore germination protein: MGSLFPKKPRQKSKSEPLSSKIPLTDELLKKSLANMEDLEIIALNTNIGTVFLYYIKTLIDNERLNEVIVEPLNHCSKDQIAKCLMNAKIEKLSNLEEAEKKIVQGSILLYDPTQNHWFATLLETPLSRSIEPPETETVIYGAKDSFVEQIDQNITMIRQRLPVTALKTETFNIGSLSRTKVVMMYIEDITNPEFITIAREKIKAIDFDQFLDSSQVAAFMEDHKNTPFPQFLETERPDACSNSLALGKIVFLVDKTAYGLVGPINFFHLFQSPEDYFLRWIIASFLRCIRFSSFFLALTLVPLYVAITTHNYEILPLQILYVLLETRSKLPFTPFWEATLMLITLEIIKEASLRMPTKSGQILGVIGGIVIGQATVQAGFVSNVFIVLVGISAIASFLVPNYLMTKIITLLQFFLLVLSSLLGIPGIVLGMIIIIAHLVGLTSLKQPYFAPITPLYLKDWNDLFIRGPLTSIKERPSFLSPLQRWRIKKRR, from the coding sequence ATGGGTAGCTTGTTTCCTAAAAAGCCAAGGCAAAAAAGTAAAAGTGAACCATTGTCTTCTAAAATTCCTCTAACAGATGAGTTATTAAAGAAATCTCTTGCCAACATGGAAGACTTAGAAATAATAGCCCTTAATACCAACATAGGAACAGTATTTCTCTATTACATAAAAACACTTATTGATAATGAAAGATTAAATGAAGTGATTGTGGAGCCTCTAAATCACTGTTCTAAGGATCAAATTGCTAAATGCCTTATGAACGCAAAAATAGAAAAACTATCAAATCTTGAAGAGGCTGAGAAGAAAATAGTTCAAGGATCTATTTTATTGTACGACCCAACTCAAAACCATTGGTTTGCCACTCTTTTAGAGACGCCTCTCAGCCGTTCCATAGAACCACCTGAAACCGAAACAGTGATTTATGGGGCAAAAGACAGCTTTGTAGAACAAATCGACCAAAATATAACAATGATTCGCCAACGTCTCCCAGTTACTGCTTTAAAAACAGAAACTTTTAATATCGGATCTTTAAGTCGAACAAAAGTTGTAATGATGTATATTGAAGATATAACTAATCCAGAGTTTATCACTATTGCAAGGGAGAAAATTAAGGCAATTGATTTTGACCAATTCCTTGACTCCTCCCAAGTTGCGGCTTTTATGGAAGATCATAAAAATACCCCCTTTCCACAATTTCTGGAAACCGAACGACCAGACGCATGTTCCAACTCACTCGCATTAGGGAAGATAGTATTTTTAGTGGATAAAACGGCCTACGGACTTGTTGGTCCAATAAATTTCTTCCATCTTTTTCAGTCACCTGAAGATTATTTTCTTCGCTGGATTATTGCAAGCTTTTTAAGGTGTATTCGATTTTCAAGCTTTTTTCTTGCTCTGACATTAGTACCATTATATGTTGCGATTACAACACATAATTATGAAATACTTCCACTTCAAATTTTATATGTGTTATTAGAAACGAGAAGTAAACTCCCATTTACACCTTTTTGGGAAGCAACACTAATGTTAATTACTTTAGAAATTATTAAAGAAGCCAGCTTACGAATGCCAACAAAATCTGGCCAAATTTTAGGAGTTATTGGTGGCATTGTTATCGGTCAAGCGACTGTCCAAGCAGGCTTTGTCAGCAATGTTTTTATTGTATTAGTGGGTATCTCAGCAATTGCCTCTTTTTTGGTTCCAAATTATTTAATGACAAAAATAATAACACTTTTACAATTTTTTCTTCTTGTATTATCATCATTACTTGGTATTCCTGGAATTGTTCTTGGGATGATTATCATTATTGCTCATTTGGTGGGACTAACTTCTTTAAAGCAACCCTATTTCGCTCCCATTACGCCCCTTTATCTCAAAGACTGGAATGACCTTTTTATTCGGGGCCCCCTTACGTCGATCAAAGAACGGCCAAGTTTTTTAAGTCCCTTACAAAGATGGCGCATCAAAAAAAGAAGGTGA
- a CDS encoding GerAB/ArcD/ProY family transporter has protein sequence MIIVIIGIGFVSQLNLFILSKCWKSRFLKDGAEGISKLFGKRMIRLYAFIGLFFIFMKMAIFTIGYSDIMHQYIFPSINNNWLILFIFLTSLYLASKGMEKTFQFVVIVMLSTFWIIFVFIPFLFAPMSSIHDLYPLIPNDPSLFSWKGVLLIWSSLSGPEYLIFLKPWLTHDKRQFMYFTIGNMISVLEYLLLFIAAILFFGSNYLSKTLYPTIDMIKYLQSPVFERMEIIVISVYLFYIVFALALFLLFFYGLSRLALAKWNLQTTRKGYLFCAAVILSSFLIFYNFLWKFSYKGFWGLDLEIALSSLSYLIIPIILWIAIKRKEDV, from the coding sequence ATGATTATAGTGATTATAGGTATCGGGTTTGTATCTCAATTAAACCTTTTTATTTTGTCTAAATGCTGGAAATCTAGGTTTCTTAAGGATGGCGCTGAGGGAATTAGCAAACTTTTCGGAAAGAGAATGATTCGTTTATATGCTTTTATTGGTCTCTTCTTTATTTTTATGAAAATGGCTATCTTCACAATAGGGTATTCTGATATTATGCATCAATATATCTTTCCATCTATAAACAATAATTGGCTAATTTTATTCATTTTTCTTACGAGTTTATATCTTGCATCAAAAGGAATGGAGAAAACATTCCAGTTTGTAGTAATCGTCATGCTTAGCACATTTTGGATCATTTTTGTCTTTATTCCATTTCTTTTTGCACCTATGTCATCCATTCACGATTTATATCCATTGATCCCCAATGATCCTTCCTTGTTTTCTTGGAAAGGAGTTCTCCTTATATGGTCCTCACTGTCAGGACCTGAGTACCTCATTTTTTTGAAGCCATGGTTAACGCATGATAAGAGACAATTCATGTATTTTACGATAGGAAATATGATTTCTGTCCTTGAATACCTTCTTTTGTTCATTGCAGCCATTTTATTTTTCGGGTCCAATTATTTAAGTAAAACCTTGTATCCTACAATTGATATGATCAAGTATCTTCAATCCCCTGTTTTTGAGCGAATGGAAATCATTGTCATTTCCGTTTATTTGTTTTATATCGTATTTGCTTTAGCTCTATTTTTACTTTTCTTTTACGGCCTGTCCCGTTTAGCACTTGCAAAATGGAATCTCCAAACAACCAGAAAGGGGTATCTGTTTTGCGCTGCAGTCATTCTTTCGAGCTTTTTAATATTCTATAACTTTTTATGGAAATTTTCATATAAAGGCTTTTGGGGGTTGGACTTAGAAATCGCGTTAAGTTCCTTGAGTTATCTTATTATTCCGATCATCCTCTGGATTGCCATTAAACGAAAGGAGGACGTTTAA
- a CDS encoding Ger(x)C family spore germination protein, giving the protein MKGYKPTSLLFVFCFLIVMSGCSPYTENNIVEEIAPVIFWSIKNDPNGQLSITTLVPPLIKETKQTFTLKVDLIKQGGKEFNLKYYRELKTGQLRMLFINKELAFKGIRTLINTLFTDPDVSSRLYIVIVDGDFEAYLKNQLSKQPSLDYFLYRMLKHYEKYNQGDMSIVNLHEFMKQLYSPFQDPILPVFKADKNNFTYEGTALFHGDKLKTTINNMDDQIFQLLGNDRYVKLLALPKQKLVLGRVRSKVEFRLDQTTKVLHVTDQINGRLEEYQGNKNLLNQSELSSLNKEVEVYLEHETTELLKNMQKEKVDPLQIGLLTTSPFFERMTSKEWKDQWENIKLDVHFSLKIQPVTTGNKM; this is encoded by the coding sequence ATGAAAGGATATAAACCAACTAGTCTTTTATTTGTTTTTTGCTTTTTAATAGTGATGTCAGGATGTAGTCCCTATACTGAAAATAACATAGTTGAGGAAATTGCACCTGTAATCTTCTGGTCGATTAAAAATGATCCAAATGGTCAATTATCAATTACGACATTAGTTCCTCCATTAATAAAAGAAACAAAACAAACCTTTACTTTAAAGGTTGATCTTATCAAACAAGGAGGTAAGGAATTTAATTTAAAGTATTATCGAGAACTTAAAACAGGACAGCTTCGAATGTTGTTTATCAATAAGGAGTTGGCTTTTAAAGGTATTAGAACACTAATCAACACACTTTTTACGGACCCAGACGTTTCGTCTCGCCTGTATATTGTAATTGTAGATGGCGACTTTGAAGCCTATTTAAAAAATCAATTAAGCAAACAACCATCTCTTGATTATTTTCTATATCGAATGTTAAAGCACTACGAAAAGTATAATCAAGGGGACATGAGTATTGTGAATCTTCATGAGTTTATGAAACAGTTGTATTCTCCTTTTCAGGATCCAATTTTACCTGTTTTTAAAGCAGATAAGAACAACTTTACTTATGAAGGAACCGCACTTTTTCATGGGGATAAATTAAAAACAACTATAAATAATATGGATGACCAAATTTTTCAGCTTCTTGGTAATGATCGCTACGTAAAGCTCCTTGCCTTACCAAAGCAAAAGCTCGTTTTAGGCCGAGTTCGTTCAAAGGTAGAATTTCGATTAGATCAGACTACTAAAGTTTTACATGTTACAGATCAAATCAACGGTAGGCTTGAGGAATATCAAGGAAACAAAAATTTACTTAACCAAAGTGAATTGTCTTCACTTAATAAAGAAGTTGAAGTGTATTTAGAACATGAAACAACGGAGTTATTAAAAAATATGCAAAAGGAAAAAGTAGATCCCCTCCAAATTGGTCTACTGACCACATCACCTTTTTTTGAGAGAATGACAAGTAAAGAATGGAAAGATCAGTGGGAAAACATCAAATTGGATGTCCATTTCTCACTAAAGATACAACCTGTAACAACTGGGAACAAAATGTAA
- the ftcD gene encoding glutamate formimidoyltransferase, with amino-acid sequence MKTLLGEFNISEGTDTVKINAIKDALMEKGDVTLIEVNSDKDHNRSVFTFYGEPEAVLESAKRFAKKAIELIDMSVHKGRHPRQGALDVCPFIPMKDVTAEEAIAISKEFGKYLGSLGVPVFYYEDAATRPDRKNLVDIRRGEYEALPEKMQDPNWIPDEGPHEFNSKSGATVTGTRFPLIAFNVNLNTTNLEIGKKIVKAVRGATGGYQCVRAMALEIPEKNAIQVSMNLTNYTKTPIHRVFETIKSEASAFGVSVIDTELVGPVPLLALEDVLKFYLRVHSLSMEQVH; translated from the coding sequence ATGAAAACATTATTAGGCGAATTTAATATCAGTGAAGGTACTGATACAGTAAAGATCAATGCTATTAAGGATGCACTAATGGAAAAGGGCGATGTAACACTTATTGAAGTAAACTCGGATAAAGATCACAATCGTTCCGTTTTCACTTTCTACGGTGAGCCAGAAGCTGTTCTAGAATCAGCGAAACGCTTTGCGAAAAAAGCGATTGAACTTATTGACATGTCTGTTCATAAGGGAAGACATCCTCGTCAAGGAGCTCTTGATGTTTGCCCATTCATTCCAATGAAGGACGTTACGGCAGAAGAGGCTATTGCTATCTCAAAAGAGTTTGGTAAATATTTAGGTTCTCTTGGTGTTCCGGTATTCTACTATGAAGATGCTGCAACAAGACCTGATAGAAAAAACCTTGTTGACATTCGCCGTGGTGAGTACGAAGCACTTCCAGAAAAGATGCAAGATCCTAACTGGATTCCAGATGAAGGTCCACATGAGTTCAATTCAAAGAGTGGAGCAACTGTAACCGGTACACGTTTTCCATTAATCGCTTTCAACGTGAATCTTAATACAACAAATTTAGAAATTGGTAAGAAAATTGTGAAGGCAGTCCGTGGAGCTACTGGTGGATACCAATGTGTCCGTGCAATGGCGCTTGAAATCCCTGAGAAAAACGCAATTCAAGTTTCAATGAACTTGACAAATTATACGAAAACACCTATTCATCGCGTATTTGAAACGATTAAATCAGAGGCAAGTGCTTTCGGGGTTTCTGTAATCGATACTGAATTGGTTGGGCCAGTTCCCCTTCTGGCGTTGGAAGACGTTCTAAAGTTCTATTTAAGAGTGCATAGTCTCTCAATGGAGCAAGTTCATTAA